The following proteins are encoded in a genomic region of Mycoplasma sp. NEAQ87857:
- a CDS encoding SGNH/GDSL hydrolase family protein, with the protein MKKRKFIISTSVALLGSIAFLSSCAAPGSSRKINSSDPGIFNNKNNKPEQTLPKIDKERTSSGANKKDDNHKDSNYLDNYGKRSQRVVSSNFIAKSDKINYLALGDSLTAGFDGTLPKDYQGSIVNGEIRGLSYPAFLANILNDNHRVNDFNNYAISGATTQNWIDFLDGVQNNNVLNKKLLPLGITPEYVKNKLAQSNLITFTLGANDFFHLVFKNSKKQDIVEVLKNLNSKNPSYLDALDFVNKVYSDTVPEIKSRLNKFVAKIKEYAPNANINLVSYPTPLLGIKPILDQAIAKVLGTNLKVSPLDEVMNLLNDNLKEVAIKQNINFIDPYNSDFWKENVDKFSSIYFDIHPSTKGYKKIAQDIYLKITNPSLLLKDYNPKYGFNTKFLDADGALAKYQIAPVETPEQIFGDNVNEYLNNKTISETNVDPLRSISNYGKRLVDLIDTFNQITLEVLDFITDNSIYKSLDPQGILRNILFANDTQGADTFYNALLNSNVIQSSFTQLQAKLIELVNTNNYSLDTFIKAAKEAFFNQENLVSIITAISKSGLIQQNSAQFKLLIKSIIKNGLINFKSSIVNLIVQKLSSIEQLNISSDDLTELINNFIYRNNNNTSELNPNLAKIIDTTVDIIIDNIDNIKNAGSIQDIINSISFNTVSNNQKNDLALNINTWISSILKHSKVINPIANTLLNYLNSKFNIQANDANLNSIKNLIFYALKLNENPNVSILKNIIEQFLNNFDQFSFNNIKEYLESIVKKSLINIFSNTNNIKYIINDLSSDNTFKDPNTINLLKNIFKQLINQDLSFASNLIYNNIPFDIQNQLQKFINQDQIIEFLNLIVNSNDLKAIANELIDAILDNVSKLSFNTLNANEIALKTFELININHIQDNIKNILKNIFNNSNFKPVLKGLILSGIQKLRINSTEEVKEKFASDLTDKSISLINDLNLVEEVSNALVNNLNEAKSTATNQGDVLAVLAKLPNQILNILKSKFNSEPQVLISRLLNSDIIQQNKDIVSQIFYGLYKQIANSDLKDLLIKNYLDPLLNSENVIKFIDPTEVKAILQNVLNDANFDHLVNAAIPFLLSNTDLITTIASANLNDIASALFKDANFNASMIKYLAPVIAKQIKESNYKNTLVKLLKLLITNNNLALDDNDINNLADSSILVLKSLSQSNLIEQFISNLLTKLTTTKDLTQLNSLLLESFKDAISNLSFTQVNQVLKALYQDQNTNQLASIKKLANLLIDKYLTTENIDKLFSQISNNNQLTQASLNLLKNILVQDNTKLLIKDLVSFVLNLDTFKDKNITSFSDLIVTVLKNPSFLTTIETHLKELITHNLADDNFKTSVINLLKLITNNPNLSWIFHNVNETEKTAILTNIYDLITRNISQFNLVDLVINTLKEYANNDQLTNINDLFNLIKHKFSDWFNYDNASNLILTFVKNINQANITNHKESIKTIFNNVLNYLKTNTDFILDTILSSINQTTKANINQYLSDEDLKIIVKKLLNDTNVNTLLTQSFNKIIESDWNFNDINSFNDLIKLLISKIDFNYLINQNQNIWQSIFNPSDNDFIQAIKNIITNLFSTHFNDFYQVNLDQTNAFINNVVNNLHNLGSENSLIVKWLKYLNDHQAFNQTNDLNSFLTNIKDKTKEFFASEFGSNILSKIQDLLHNISDLDTSSNKEYLTKLVKYLLNKFSTSDVAKTKVLNLVKNILPESQYYNKSELINLIASQINNPDWFELISNLVNHLLTSTTSNQSNTDIIFNWLKNTNILEQNKNLIDNLIHTLLSSDIDRTLTLLINKGLYLIDEHLTINVDFARDLRLSIKQIIDYDLNQTLVDKIFNLAINTFKQDTTVDFESFKNNLIANLSSVIDFNNYNFVKSIVNSNLFRPNNQETLINISNAVLKKYLTSENSSKIIDWVWTNLFNDLRSKFNLNETNVKNVLTSILNHANENSAIVNLTNQVIKTVINNNNVKNADNYTDLIKALFSDNELVNTIKPSLQSLIQTIINDANFRSSFESVLNTLLTNSEYSVYFTGVSQEQKNALLKDALNLYDLLESEFSFSNLVTDALINQLAKNGHISINSFITYLVSAIDQQLHTKNEADYGKNIVEFLAKVAQKEVFTHSKDALITILKNIFAQNNQQLVNVLATQIDKKSNSYIALDDLKTLLTQLLNNQHFKNIFFKTLENVLSNITNFTNVTSLDQLIQEVLKVIDFNSLTTELKSLLEFILNNDSIKTVITNVIVKNLELNNITIDQNTKNSVIVPMVNSVVELLKTNNQQNSFIDLIINSLNNKQYHSLEEFLNTVNTNLSSYIQNNYLSIIQQGFKAVLNNTALDKTKLITLINQIFDHLTTNQTVKDFIHQQINAINSGFFDASVKPYLNSFIDSILIQQPFKDLVHTMVNNLINSNNNWIDQLNDPFNLIKNLITNQAINANVVQLTKNLFTNALNEPATNQLITAIVNKLLVNYHLNDNLSTVDKSALITNLTTIVVNYINSNNIFEQLSNKMIQAFNNSNNFSELFNHFINDLSSIFDLSNYQVVKNIFNSINLTKENQAQFKSILSTILQNIANNTEVANEIKNKLATDGNNIDDIWVKILELLKDQEFKNALLDKVFNNLNEFKNTNSYLDLIKLIVKDTNTNNVLVSKLKPLLFKVLANDTFANKIAKLVVSYLPNELNTKVFNSITEENKTSLIKNLLKTLPSLDATLNLSNSIISDLISGLETNNYSFNTTITQLKQLFNDQNNLTTIQKVINDLLNSDLSNNIQTIKTVISNLFNNVVQNLDVSQLVLNNLSQSTKDIIFKSFITQEQFATILNNVLKASQLKTLASNFIEYLFTNKDTIKTYTSFDQTLHNYFNNETNKTSVKTQLKQFIKDNLNNEEIKDIFKSIIKDFIAKLNLANVEGIDAYIDLIVDDLGNFLDRVGVLENLLNGLIDVFANNTSNLKESLANLSTKLLSSLNLSNYNNFKLIVSDVLFAGSDQHKTNAEKFKTTLKAIVTSFLGNENIITQATANLKLAKLVFNSESEEDINTVNQVLIKILNNTHFIGIVDTVIDDVVNDVDKLKELNSWTQAISYILKKHLTEQDNPLESKMYSLFKEVLNKNNDLFYKGLTKIVMQKMTNAGMVVNANDEPLINNVLKGALDTIVNSDEFKTIVTSIYKNIANVDYSKATSPSKAFIEAFTNGALSIVLNDHLQISFDKLLNQNTFLSKIITAIGDQNWVKFVNLLFTSSTYEYNTSGDIDLAKTSGIYSFIASKIIHPTTSSDEKSYGFKFDVNIFNIQSKVENLVKTLYTPIIKEMIIKATNGEYAKHSNTNDNKTFFDHHKLTSEYQALYRLNTFILWYVSKQISQTLFWNSFSVDAKGFITDSIKTAWKDILKNKEFKDKYDSLDDTKRKALGIKINRGWFSTTKEFSNDYVYGSSSTSDRRYSKEDLLVYIYYTNLKDKHREQQPAWKTILDSLKQGYLGDK; encoded by the coding sequence ATGAAAAAAAGAAAATTTATAATTTCAACTTCTGTTGCACTTTTGGGCTCAATCGCTTTTTTAAGTTCTTGTGCAGCACCTGGTTCAAGTAGAAAAATTAATTCTAGTGATCCTGGTATATTTAATAACAAAAACAATAAACCTGAACAAACACTACCTAAGATTGATAAAGAACGAACTTCTAGTGGTGCTAATAAAAAAGATGATAACCATAAAGATAGCAACTACTTAGATAACTATGGTAAAAGATCTCAAAGAGTTGTTTCAAGTAATTTTATTGCTAAAAGCGATAAAATTAATTATTTAGCTCTTGGAGATAGTTTAACAGCAGGTTTTGATGGCACTTTACCTAAAGACTATCAAGGATCAATTGTTAATGGTGAAATTAGAGGTTTATCTTATCCTGCTTTTTTAGCCAATATCTTAAACGATAACCATCGAGTTAATGACTTTAATAACTATGCAATTTCAGGAGCGACAACTCAAAACTGAATTGACTTTCTTGATGGTGTTCAAAATAATAATGTTCTTAATAAAAAACTTCTACCTTTAGGAATTACTCCTGAGTATGTTAAAAATAAATTGGCTCAAAGTAATTTGATTACCTTTACTCTAGGAGCAAATGACTTTTTCCATTTGGTCTTTAAAAATTCTAAAAAACAAGATATTGTTGAAGTTTTAAAAAATCTAAACTCAAAAAATCCTTCATACCTTGATGCTTTGGATTTTGTTAATAAAGTATATAGTGATACAGTTCCTGAAATCAAAAGTAGATTAAACAAATTTGTAGCTAAAATTAAAGAATATGCTCCTAATGCTAATATTAATTTAGTTTCTTATCCTACTCCATTATTAGGAATTAAACCCATTTTAGATCAAGCTATAGCTAAAGTTTTAGGAACTAACTTAAAAGTTAGCCCCTTAGATGAAGTAATGAATTTATTAAACGATAATTTAAAAGAAGTTGCTATAAAACAAAATATTAACTTCATCGATCCATATAATAGTGATTTTTGAAAAGAAAATGTTGATAAATTTAGCAGCATTTATTTTGATATTCACCCAAGCACAAAAGGTTATAAAAAAATAGCTCAAGATATCTATTTAAAAATAACCAATCCTTCATTATTGCTTAAAGATTACAATCCTAAATATGGATTTAATACTAAATTCCTTGATGCTGATGGTGCATTAGCTAAATACCAAATTGCTCCAGTTGAAACTCCTGAGCAAATTTTTGGTGATAATGTTAATGAATATTTAAATAATAAAACTATTAGCGAAACTAATGTAGATCCATTACGTAGTATTAGCAATTATGGTAAAAGATTAGTTGATTTAATTGATACTTTTAATCAAATTACTTTAGAAGTATTAGATTTTATTACTGATAATAGCATTTATAAATCACTGGATCCTCAAGGTATATTACGCAATATTTTATTTGCTAATGATACTCAAGGAGCAGATACTTTTTATAATGCTTTATTAAACTCAAATGTAATTCAAAGTAGTTTTACTCAATTGCAAGCTAAATTAATTGAGTTAGTTAATACTAACAATTATTCTTTAGATACTTTTATTAAAGCTGCTAAAGAAGCATTTTTCAATCAAGAAAACTTAGTATCTATTATTACTGCTATTAGTAAAAGTGGTTTAATTCAGCAAAATAGTGCTCAATTTAAGTTATTAATTAAATCAATTATTAAAAATGGTTTAATTAACTTTAAATCTAGCATAGTTAATTTAATTGTTCAAAAACTAAGTTCTATTGAACAATTAAATATTTCTTCAGATGATCTTACAGAATTAATTAATAATTTCATTTATCGAAATAACAATAATACTAGTGAATTAAATCCTAATTTAGCTAAAATTATTGATACTACTGTTGATATTATTATTGATAACATTGACAACATTAAAAATGCAGGTTCAATTCAAGATATTATTAATAGTATTTCATTTAATACCGTATCAAATAATCAAAAAAATGATTTAGCATTAAATATTAATACTTGAATTTCAAGCATTTTAAAACATTCAAAAGTGATAAATCCTATTGCTAATACTTTATTAAATTACTTAAATTCTAAATTTAATATTCAAGCTAATGATGCTAATTTAAATAGTATTAAAAACTTAATTTTCTATGCATTAAAATTAAATGAAAATCCTAATGTTTCAATCTTAAAAAATATTATTGAGCAATTTTTAAATAATTTTGATCAATTTAGCTTCAATAATATAAAAGAATACTTAGAATCAATTGTCAAAAAATCACTTATTAATATTTTTTCAAATACCAATAATATTAAATACATCATTAATGATTTAAGTAGTGATAATACTTTTAAAGATCCTAATACTATTAACTTGCTTAAAAATATCTTTAAGCAATTAATTAATCAAGATTTAAGTTTTGCATCAAACTTGATTTACAATAATATTCCATTTGATATTCAAAATCAGCTTCAAAAATTCATTAATCAAGATCAAATTATTGAATTTTTAAACTTAATAGTTAATTCAAATGATTTAAAAGCTATTGCTAATGAATTAATTGATGCGATTTTAGATAATGTAAGCAAATTATCATTTAATACTTTAAATGCTAATGAAATCGCTTTAAAAACTTTTGAATTAATTAATATTAATCACATTCAAGATAATATTAAAAATATTCTAAAAAATATTTTTAATAACTCTAATTTCAAACCAGTACTTAAAGGTTTAATTCTTTCAGGAATCCAAAAATTAAGAATTAATTCTACTGAAGAAGTTAAAGAAAAATTTGCTTCTGATTTAACTGATAAATCTATAAGTTTAATTAATGATTTAAACTTAGTTGAAGAAGTATCAAATGCTTTAGTTAATAATTTAAATGAAGCTAAATCTACTGCAACTAATCAAGGTGATGTTTTAGCTGTTTTAGCTAAATTACCAAATCAAATCTTAAACATTTTAAAATCTAAATTTAATAGCGAACCACAAGTATTAATTTCAAGATTATTAAACTCAGATATCATTCAACAAAATAAAGATATAGTTAGTCAAATTTTTTATGGTTTATATAAACAAATTGCTAACTCAGATCTTAAAGATTTATTAATTAAAAATTATTTAGATCCTTTATTAAATAGTGAAAATGTAATTAAATTTATTGACCCAACTGAAGTTAAAGCTATTTTACAAAACGTGTTAAATGATGCGAATTTTGATCATTTAGTTAATGCTGCAATTCCGTTTTTACTTTCAAACACTGATTTAATCACTACAATTGCTTCAGCTAATTTAAATGACATTGCTAGTGCTTTATTTAAAGATGCTAACTTCAACGCTTCAATGATTAAATATTTAGCTCCTGTAATTGCTAAACAAATCAAAGAATCTAACTATAAAAACACCTTAGTAAAATTATTAAAATTATTAATCACTAATAATAATTTAGCTTTAGATGATAACGATATTAATAACTTAGCAGATTCAAGTATTTTGGTACTTAAATCTTTAAGTCAAAGTAATTTAATTGAGCAATTTATTAGCAATTTATTAACTAAATTAACCACTACTAAAGATTTAACTCAATTAAACTCATTATTATTAGAATCATTTAAAGACGCTATTAGTAATTTAAGCTTTACTCAAGTAAATCAAGTATTAAAAGCTTTATATCAAGATCAAAATACCAATCAATTAGCAAGTATTAAAAAACTTGCAAACTTATTAATTGATAAGTATTTAACTACTGAAAATATCGATAAATTATTTAGTCAAATAAGCAATAATAACCAATTAACTCAAGCTAGTTTAAACTTACTTAAAAATATTTTAGTGCAAGATAATACTAAATTATTAATTAAAGACTTAGTATCATTTGTGTTAAATCTTGATACTTTTAAAGATAAAAATATAACTAGTTTTAGTGATTTAATTGTAACTGTCTTAAAAAATCCAAGCTTTTTAACAACTATTGAAACTCATTTAAAAGAGTTGATTACTCATAATTTAGCTGATGATAACTTTAAAACTTCAGTAATTAATTTATTAAAATTAATTACCAATAATCCTAATCTTAGTTGAATTTTTCATAATGTAAACGAAACTGAAAAAACAGCTATTTTAACTAATATTTATGACTTAATCACAAGAAATATTAGTCAATTTAACTTAGTTGATTTAGTTATTAACACATTAAAAGAGTATGCTAATAATGATCAATTAACCAATATAAATGATTTATTTAACTTAATTAAACATAAATTTAGTGATTGATTTAATTATGATAATGCTTCTAATTTAATTTTAACTTTTGTTAAAAATATAAACCAAGCAAATATAACTAATCATAAAGAATCAATTAAAACTATTTTTAATAATGTTTTAAATTATTTAAAAACTAATACTGATTTTATTTTAGATACTATTTTAAGTTCAATTAACCAAACAACTAAGGCTAATATTAATCAATATTTAAGTGATGAAGATTTAAAAATTATTGTTAAAAAATTATTAAATGACACTAATGTCAATACATTATTAACTCAATCATTTAATAAAATTATTGAAAGTGATTGAAACTTTAATGATATCAACAGTTTTAATGATTTAATTAAATTATTAATAAGTAAAATTGATTTTAATTATTTAATTAATCAAAATCAAAATATTTGACAATCAATATTTAATCCTAGTGATAATGATTTTATTCAAGCGATAAAAAATATTATTACTAATTTATTTAGTACTCATTTTAATGATTTTTATCAAGTAAACCTTGATCAAACTAATGCATTTATTAATAATGTAGTAAACAATTTACATAATTTAGGTTCAGAAAATAGTTTAATTGTTAAATGATTAAAATATTTAAATGATCATCAAGCATTTAATCAAACTAATGATTTAAATAGTTTCTTAACTAATATTAAAGATAAAACTAAAGAATTTTTTGCTAGTGAATTTGGTTCAAATATTTTAAGTAAAATCCAAGATTTATTACATAATATTAGTGATTTAGATACTTCAAGCAATAAAGAGTATTTAACTAAATTAGTTAAATACTTGTTAAATAAATTTTCAACAAGTGATGTAGCTAAAACTAAAGTATTGAACTTGGTTAAAAATATCTTACCTGAAAGTCAATATTACAATAAATCTGAGTTAATTAATCTAATTGCTAGTCAAATAAATAATCCTGATTGATTTGAATTAATTAGTAATTTAGTTAATCATTTATTAACTTCAACAACTTCAAATCAATCTAACACTGATATTATTTTTAATTGATTAAAAAATACTAATATTCTAGAACAAAATAAAAATTTAATTGATAATTTAATTCACACTTTATTATCTAGTGATATTGATCGAACTTTAACTTTATTAATTAATAAAGGGTTGTATTTAATTGATGAACATTTAACTATTAATGTTGATTTTGCAAGAGATTTAAGATTATCAATTAAGCAAATTATTGATTATGATTTAAATCAAACTTTAGTAGATAAAATCTTTAATTTAGCTATAAATACCTTTAAACAAGATACTACAGTAGATTTTGAATCATTTAAAAATAATTTAATAGCTAATTTATCTAGCGTTATTGATTTTAACAATTACAACTTTGTTAAATCAATAGTTAATAGTAATTTATTTAGACCTAATAACCAAGAAACATTAATTAATATTAGTAATGCTGTATTAAAGAAATATTTAACTAGCGAAAATAGTTCTAAAATCATAGATTGAGTTTGAACTAATTTATTTAATGATTTAAGATCTAAATTTAATTTAAATGAAACTAATGTTAAAAATGTTTTAACTTCAATTTTAAATCATGCAAATGAAAATAGTGCTATTGTCAATTTAACTAACCAAGTTATTAAAACAGTTATAAATAACAACAATGTTAAAAATGCTGATAATTATACTGATTTAATTAAAGCTTTATTTAGTGATAATGAATTAGTTAATACTATTAAACCAAGCTTACAATCTCTTATTCAAACTATTATTAATGACGCAAACTTTAGATCATCATTTGAATCAGTATTAAATACTTTATTAACCAATAGTGAATATAGTGTTTATTTTACAGGTGTTAGTCAAGAACAAAAAAATGCTTTACTTAAAGATGCATTGAACTTATATGATTTATTAGAAAGTGAATTTAGCTTTAGTAATTTAGTAACTGATGCTCTAATTAATCAATTAGCTAAAAATGGTCATATTTCAATTAATAGCTTCATCACTTATCTTGTTAGTGCTATTGATCAACAACTTCATACTAAAAATGAAGCAGATTATGGTAAAAATATTGTAGAATTTTTGGCTAAAGTAGCTCAAAAAGAAGTATTTACTCATTCTAAAGATGCTTTAATTACCATCTTAAAAAATATTTTTGCTCAAAATAACCAACAATTAGTTAATGTTTTAGCAACTCAAATTGATAAAAAATCTAATAGTTATATTGCTTTAGATGATTTAAAAACCTTATTAACTCAATTATTAAATAATCAACATTTTAAAAATATTTTCTTTAAAACTTTAGAAAATGTTTTATCAAATATTACTAACTTTACCAATGTAACTTCTTTAGATCAATTGATTCAAGAAGTATTAAAAGTAATTGATTTTAATTCATTAACTACCGAATTAAAATCATTATTAGAATTTATATTAAATAATGATTCAATTAAAACCGTTATTACTAATGTAATAGTTAAAAACTTAGAACTTAATAATATTACTATTGATCAAAATACTAAAAACAGTGTAATTGTACCTATGGTTAATAGTGTAGTTGAATTATTAAAAACCAATAATCAACAAAATAGTTTTATTGATTTAATTATTAACTCATTAAACAATAAACAATATCATTCTTTAGAAGAGTTTTTAAATACTGTTAATACTAATCTTTCAAGTTATATTCAAAATAATTATTTAAGTATTATCCAACAAGGTTTTAAAGCAGTATTGAATAATACCGCTTTAGATAAAACTAAATTAATAACTTTAATTAATCAAATTTTTGATCATTTAACAACTAACCAAACAGTTAAAGACTTTATCCATCAACAAATTAATGCAATTAATAGCGGCTTCTTTGATGCTTCAGTTAAACCATATTTAAATAGTTTTATTGATAGTATTTTAATCCAACAACCATTTAAAGACTTAGTACATACAATGGTTAATAATTTAATTAATTCAAATAATAATTGAATTGATCAGTTAAATGATCCATTTAACTTAATTAAAAACTTAATTACTAACCAAGCTATTAATGCTAATGTTGTTCAATTAACTAAAAATCTATTTACTAATGCTTTAAATGAACCAGCAACTAATCAATTAATTACTGCTATAGTTAATAAATTATTAGTTAATTATCATTTAAATGATAATTTATCTACCGTTGATAAAAGTGCTTTAATTACTAATTTAACTACCATAGTAGTTAATTACATTAATTCAAATAATATTTTTGAACAATTATCAAATAAGATGATTCAAGCATTTAATAATTCAAATAACTTTAGTGAATTATTCAATCATTTTATTAATGATTTAAGCTCAATCTTTGATTTATCAAATTATCAAGTAGTTAAAAACATCTTTAATAGTATTAATTTAACCAAAGAAAATCAAGCTCAATTTAAATCAATTCTTTCTACCATTTTACAAAATATAGCTAATAATACTGAAGTGGCTAATGAGATTAAAAATAAATTGGCTACTGATGGTAATAATATAGATGATATATGAGTTAAGATATTAGAATTATTAAAAGATCAAGAATTTAAAAACGCTTTATTAGATAAAGTATTTAATAACTTAAATGAATTTAAAAATACTAACTCATACTTAGATTTAATTAAATTAATAGTTAAAGATACTAATACCAATAATGTATTAGTATCAAAACTTAAACCATTATTATTTAAAGTATTAGCAAATGATACATTTGCTAATAAAATAGCTAAATTAGTAGTTTCTTATTTACCTAATGAATTAAATACCAAAGTATTTAATTCTATTACTGAAGAAAATAAAACTAGTTTAATTAAAAACTTATTAAAAACTCTTCCATCATTAGATGCTACTTTAAACTTAAGCAATAGTATTATTAGTGATTTAATTTCAGGTTTAGAAACTAATAATTATAGTTTTAATACCACCATTACTCAACTTAAACAATTATTTAATGATCAAAATAATTTAACTACTATTCAAAAAGTAATTAATGACTTATTAAATAGCGATTTAAGCAATAATATTCAAACAATTAAAACTGTTATAAGTAACTTATTTAATAACGTGGTTCAAAACCTTGATGTTAGTCAATTGGTTTTAAATAATTTATCTCAATCAACTAAAGATATTATTTTCAAAAGCTTTATTACTCAAGAACAATTTGCTACTATTTTAAACAACGTTCTTAAAGCTTCCCAATTAAAAACTTTAGCTTCAAATTTTATTGAATATTTATTTACTAATAAAGATACTATTAAAACTTATACAAGTTTTGATCAAACTCTTCATAATTACTTTAATAATGAAACTAATAAAACTAGTGTTAAAACTCAATTAAAACAATTTATTAAAGATAATTTAAATAATGAAGAAATCAAAGACATCTTTAAATCAATTATTAAAGACTTCATTGCTAAATTGAATTTAGCAAATGTAGAAGGTATTGATGCTTATATTGATTTAATAGTTGATGATTTAGGTAATTTCTTAGATAGAGTTGGTGTTTTAGAAAATCTTTTAAATGGTTTAATTGATGTATTTGCAAACAATACAAGTAATTTAAAAGAATCACTAGCTAACTTATCAACTAAATTATTAAGTTCATTAAACTTAAGCAATTATAATAACTTTAAACTTATTGTTTCAGATGTTTTATTTGCTGGAAGTGATCAACATAAAACTAATGCTGAAAAATTCAAAACAACTTTAAAAGCTATAGTAACTAGTTTCTTAGGTAATGAGAATATCATCACTCAAGCTACAGCTAACTTAAAATTAGCTAAATTAGTCTTTAATTCTGAATCTGAAGAAGATATTAATACAGTTAACCAAGTACTAATCAAGATTTTAAATAATACTCACTTTATTGGTATAGTTGATACAGTAATTGATGATGTAGTTAATGATGTTGATAAACTTAAAGAACTTAATTCTTGAACTCAAGCTATTAGTTATATTCTTAAAAAACATCTAACTGAGCAAGATAATCCTTTAGAATCAAAAATGTATTCTTTATTTAAAGAAGTTTTAAATAAAAATAATGATTTATTCTACAAAGGTTTAACTAAAATTGTAATGCAAAAAATGACTAATGCAGGAATGGTAGTTAATGCTAATGATGAACCATTAATTAATAATGTTTTAAAAGGTGCTTTAGATACCATTGTTAATAGTGATGAATTTAAAACAATTGTTACTTCAATTTATAAAAATATTGCTAATGTAGATTATTCTAAAGCTACTTCTCCTTCAAAAGCATTTATTGAAGCATTTACTAATGGTGCATTATCTATTGTACTTAATGATCATTTACAAATATCATTTGATAAATTACTTAACCAAAATACTTTCTTAAGTAAAATCATTACTGCTATAGGTGATCAAAACTGAGTTAAATTTGTTAATTTATTATTTACTAGTTCAACATATGAATACAACACTAGTGGTGATATTGATTTAGCTAAAACTTCAGGAATTTATTCATTTATAGCTTCTAAAATTATTCATCCTACAACTTCAAGTGATGAAAAATCTTATGGATTTAAATTTGATGTTAATATTTTTAACATCCAAAGCAAAGTAGAAAACTTAGTTAAAACTTTATATACACCTATAATTAAAGAAATGATTATCAAAGCAACTAATGGAGAATATGCTAAACATTCAAACACCAATGATAATAAAACATTCTTTGATCATCATAAATTAACTAGTGAATACCAAGCTTTATATCGTTTAAATACTTTTATTTTATGATATGTTTCTAAACAAATAAGTCAAACTTTATTTTGAAATAGTTTTTCAGTAGATGCTAAAGGTTTTATTACTGATTCAATCAAAACTGCTTGAAAAGATATTTTGAAAAATAAAGAATTTAAAGATAAATATGATAGTTTAGATGACACAAAAAGAAAAGCCTTAGGAATTAAAATCAATAGAGGTTGATTCAGTACTACAAAAGAATTCTCTAATGACTATGTTTATGGAAGTAGTTCTACTTCAGATAGAAGATATAGTAAAGAAGATTTACTTGTTTATATTTATTATACAAACTTAAAAGATAAACATAGAGAGCAACAACCTGCTTGAAAAACCATTTTAGACTCATTAAAACAAGGATACTTAGGTGACAAATAA